Below is a window of Edaphobacter bradus DNA.
AAGAAGGTTGCGCTTATTTCGGGCGCCAACAAGGGCATTGGCTTTGAGACGGCACGGCAGCTTGGCAAGCAGGGCATTACGGTAATTCTCGGAGCGCGCGACCTGGCAAAGGGTGAGGCAGCGGCAGCGACGCTGAAGAAAGAGGGCATCGACACGCGCGCAATAAAGCTGGATGTGGTGAATCCAGCCGACGTGAAGGCGGTCGCCGAGAAGATCGAGAAAGAGTTCGGCAGACTCGACATTTTGGTGAACAACGCCGGTATAGCACTGGAGTCATTCTTTGGAAACAGCACGCTGGATACAAGCGAAGAGGCCCTGCGCAAGACCTTCGATACGAACTTCTTTGCGGTCGTGGCGGTGACGAAGGCGATGCTGCCGTTGCTGAGGAAGAGTGAGGCCGGGCGCATCGTGAATGTGTCGAGCATTCTTGGTTCGCTCTCGCTGCAAGCCACCGAAGGCTCGCCGATCTATGAGGCGAAGATATTCAGCTATAACGCGTCGAAGGCAGCTCTGAATGCGTACACGATCCACCTGGCCCATGCTCTCAAGGGCACGAAGATAAAGGTGAATTCAGCGCATCCGGGTTGGGTTAAGACGGACATGGGGACGGATGCTGCTCCGATGGAGATCGTGGACGGAGCGAAGACTGAAGTGGAATTGGCGACGCTGCCTGCGGATGGCCCGACGGGCGGATACTTCCACCTGGGGGAGGCGATCAGCTGGTAAGCAGACCGCGAGGCTTTACGTTCTCGCGGATGAATTGAACCGTGGTTTCAAGCGGCGTGCCGGGGCCAAAGATGGCCGCCACGCCGCTTTGCTTCAGGCGCGGCATGTCCTCTTCGGGGATGGTCCCTCCAACCACGAGAAGAATGTCCTCGGCGTTCTGCTCGCGGAGCAGAGCCGCGATGCGCGGCACGATGACGTTGTGCGCGCCGGAGAGGATGGAGAGCCCGATGCAGTCAACGTCCTCCTGGATGGCGGCCGAGACGATCATCTCGGGCGTCTGGCGGAGGCCGGTGTAGATGACTTCCATGCCGGCGTCGCGAAGGGCGCGGGCGATAATCTTGGCGCCGCGGTCGTGGCCGTCCAGACCGGGCTTGGCGACGAGAACGCGAATCGGTGGCTTGCTCATGCGGATGTGAGTATACGTTCCTGCGTGCGCGATTGTGTATCTGCAAGCGGGTTGTGGCTTAACTCTTGCGCGTCGTCTGCCAGGCCTTCGCGTATTTCCAGCTTGTGTAGGTTGAGTGATATAGGTGCAGCAGGAAGCCCTCGCGGCCATCGAGGAAGCCGAGCCGGAAGACGTAGTTCCAGAGAAAGGTGGCGGCAGGGATCAGCAGCACGTTGTAGTAGAAGCCGAGCCACGAACGGCTTGTCTGCCCCTTCGCGATGAGGATCTCTGCGCCAAGGGTGCTGTACCGGTCCATGTGCTCGAGGTAACTCTCGATGGTGGGGTAGGCGTGGTGGATAAGATCCGCGTGAAGCGTCTCAATCCTGCCTTCGACGGAGACCGTCTCGTGGACTGGCCGCTCGGTAAAGCGGGCCGGGGGAGCGAAGTTTGCGGCATGGCGGCGGAAGAGGCGCAGCTTGGGGTCGGGGTAGTAGCCGCCGTGGCGAATCCAGCGATTGAGAAAGAGGTTGCGGCGGCGGAGCATGTAGGCTTCGGCGTCGGGTTTGCCACGTAGAAGGGCGCGAATCTCGGTCTGAAGCTCCGACGTGAGTTCCTCGTCTGCGTCGAGAGAGAGAACCCATGTGCCTGTGCATTGCTCGATAGCGAAGTTCTTCTGCGCGGCGAAGCCCTTCCAGGGCTCCTGGATGACCTTCGCGTTCATCGAGCGGGCGATCTCGACGGTTCGATCTGTTGAGCCGGAGTCAACGAGGATGACCTCGTCGGCGAACCCCACGCTCGCCAGCGTCCTTGCGATATTTTTCTCTTCGTTCAGCGTGATGATGGCGACCGATAGAGTCTGCGGCATCCTCATGACCCCCTCCGGCGGGGTCTGGGCTTTTTCCTGAGAGTCGTTATTCTGCGAGAGGTACTCGACGGCCATCCCGTTTTCCGTCCCTAGCTTGTGGGCGACACTGAGACCGGCGGCGCGTGCGAGGCCTAGAAGATGTTGCCAATGTCAGGTTTTGTGGCTCCAATTGTACCGGCTTGGATTGCCGGATTGAACCGCGATGTCACTCGAGGCAGTGGTTCAGGAGAGAGTCAGGGCTCTGTCGTGGAGCTGCTCGCGAAGAAGACGCTCGGTCAGCGCGCGAAGATCTTCGCCGGTCTTAGGAAGGACGAATGCCTTTGCGGTCTCGGACCACTCCAGCTTGAAGCTGGTCGAGAGAGCGGAAATCCATATCTGGCGGACCGGAGTGTTGGGGGTAAAAACAAACTTGCTGCCCTCCTCTTCGAACAGCACGTTCAGGACACCGTTCTTCTCTTCGGTCTCGAAGGTAGCTTCGTCGGACTGCTCCTCGGCGCGGATGAGAGATTGTTTGAGGGATTCAAGGGCCTTGTCGGATTCGTGGCGGAAGGTGGCTTCGTCGAGCATAAGGATAGTTTAGCTGGGCGCAGTTCAGTGGTCAGCGCGCTTCTGAGAAGATGTTGGCACCACGTGAAAAGGCGCTCATCGTACCGCAACAATACCGGGAATGAGCGCCTGATGGTGAAGTTGTGTGCAGCTTAGAAGGGAATATCGTCGTCCGTTATGCCCTGGTCGGCGTAGTCGGGTTGCGCTGCCGGCGTGCGCTGATCGTAGCTCGCGGTGTTCGAGCGCGAGTAGCCGCCGGTGCTGCCGGCGCCTTCGCCGCGGCCGGGACCGCCGCCGAGCAGGGTCATCTCGTTGACGAGAATTTCGGTGCGGTACTTCTTTTGCCCGGACTCCTTGTCATCCCACGAGCGGGTTTGGATCTTACCCTCGATGAAGAGCTGTGTGCCCTTCTTGACGTAGTCGCGGACGATCTCGGCGGTGCGGCTGAAGGCGACCAGATTGTGCCACTCGGTCTTGTCCTGCCAGTTGCCCTGCTGGTCCTTCTGGCGGTCGGCGGTGGCCAGCGAAAAGGTCGCGACCATAGTGCCGCTTGGGGTGGAACGGATCTCGGGGTCTTTGCCGACGTTGCCGAGAAGAATAACTTTGTTGACGCCTCGTGCCATTGGGGTTGCTCCGGTTCGTTTGTGGGGTGATGGTTGAGGATAGCAGATGAAACTGTGGGTTAGCGGTGCCGGTCGCCGTAGAGCTTCATAAACGCCAGGATCAGCGTCAGGAAGCCCGTTGGCAGGCAGCCCATGGCCAGTATCAGGGCCAGCCAGCCGGAGTTGGTATGTGGGCCCTGGCGGCCGATGCCTCCAAAGAGCGTGGCGGTCAGGAGTGCGGCGAGGACTCCTGTGCCGAAGATCGCCAGGCCGGTGCGAAGAAGCTTGCGGGTGTCAGGGTGCATGGTGTGGTTAGTGGATGGCCGCCTGCATCCAGTACACGACGACTCCGGTAATGGAGACGTAGAGCCAGATCGGGTAGGTGTAGCGCGCCAGCCTGCGATGCGCCGGGAAGCGGCCGCTGAGCGACAAAAAGAAGGTAATCAGAATCATCGGCAGCGCGATGACCGACAGGACGATGTGCGAGGCCAGCAGCTTCCAGTAGAACGGCCACCAAGCGCTGAGCCGGTTGAAGTGGGTTTCGCCGTGCAGGGTAAAGTTCACCAGGTACGAAACCAGAAAGATGCTCGAGAAGATGAACGCCGTGAACATCGCCGAGCGATGCTCGAGAACTCTGCGGGCGCGTATGAAGCGATAGCCGAAGAGCAGCGCGACGGTCGAAAGCCCGTTCAGCACGGCGTTGACCAGAGGCAGCGAGCGAAGTTGCGTACCGGCGACGTCCGTGGGGGTGTGGAAGTACACCAGCCAGCAGATGAAGGCGCTCGCCAGAGCGCTGACCGCAATGATCGCAGCAATGATCGTCGGCGGTGTCCGCAGATTGGTTGACGGCAAAACGGTGGGGACATTCGGCATCAGAAGAGCAGGCGTCCTTTCGCATCAAGAATCATGGCGGCCATGAGGAGTGGAAGATAGATAACGGAGGCTTTGAGAAGGTCGCGCGCATACCTGCGCGAGGTCGCATCCAGCGGCGATCGCATGATGCGCGCAAAGCGAATCGTATACCAGAGATAGCCGAGCGAGAGTACACCGGCAGCGACCGCGTAGGGCACGCCGGTGATGCCCAGCCATGTGGGCCACAGGCTCACCGGAACCATCAGCACCGCATAAAAGAGCGATTGAATCGCCGTGGAGCGCGCTGCGAACTGTACGTCGGGTTGCGTGGGAGTCAATCGAATTCCGGCGGCGGCATAGTCTTCGCGGTACATCCAGCCGATGGCCATGAAGTGCGGGAACTGCCAGACGAAGAGGATGGCGAAGAGTGCGACGGCAGGCCACTCGATGATGCCGCGCACGGCGGTCCAGCCGATCAGCGGAGGCAGCGCTCCGGGAAAGGCCCCGACGAAGGTGTTGAGGGCCGTGATCCGCTTCAGCGGCGTGTAGATGCCCACATAGCCAATGGCGGTCAGCAGCGTCAGCGTTCCGGTCAGCAGATTGGTCGTGTCGGCAAGGTAGAGCGAGCCAAGAAAGATGGCCGCGAACCCGAGGAACAGCCCATGACTCAGCGAGATGCGGCCTGCTGCCATGGGTCGGTTCGCGGTGCGCCGCATCTGCGCGTCGGTGCGGCGCTCCAGCGCCTGGTTCAGCGCGCTCGATCCGCAGGTGACGACAGCGATCCCGGCCAACGCCTGCAGCATTCCCGCATGAAACGGGCTGATACCGCTCGCGAGCGATCCGAGATAGAATCCTGCGGCTGCCGTAATGATGACCATAACGGAGACGCGAACCTTGAAGAGTGTGGCATAGTCAGACAGGAGACCTGGCGTGGCCTTGACCGGTGCAATGACGTGATCGGATGTCGCGGAGGTAGCCACATCCCTAGAATAACGCGTTTGAATCTCGCTCGCGTTGTTCCGAGATGAGATGCTGGCACGCCACGGGCGGTTAGAGGGTTTACTTCGGGGATGTCATCGTGTGGTGAGACGCTGCCGAAGGCCCGTTGACGGTGGGCTCAAGGCTTGGGGCGCATTTGAGCAAGCAGCGAGTCCGCGTCAGGCTGCGTGTTGAGCAGATCGGCTGCTGTGAGCCAGGCCCGCCGAAGCTGTGTGATCCCATAGCGCATCTGGTCGAGCTCATCGGTCGAGTGCGCGTCGGTATCAACGACGATCTTGCAGCCGTGCTGCTTCGCGAGCCTCAGGTGAAGATCGTTGAGGTCCGCCCGCGCCGGGCTGGCGTTGTGCTCGACCGCGACGCCAAACTCCGCTGCCCGCTTCAGGATCGTGTCGATGTGCAGCGCATACGGATCACGCTTGAGGACCTTGCGGCCGGTGGGATGGCCGAGGATTCGCACATGCGGATTTTCGATGGCGCGCAGGATGCGGTCAGTCATCTGCTCGATGGACTGGTCAAAGCGGCTGTGCACGCTCGCGACCACGACATCCATCTCGGCCAGGGTTGAATCCTCGAGGTCGAGCTCGCCCTCGGCGAGGATGTCGACCTCAACGCCGGCGAGCACGCGGATGCGTCCTTTCATCTCGGCGTCGACCTCGCGGATGCGCTTCACATGCGCGAGCGCGCGTCTGTCGTCCATGCCGTTCGTCATAGCGAGGTTCTTCGAGTGATCGGTGATGGCGATGTACTTCAACCCGCGCGCCAGCGCTGCTTCGGCCATCTCGCGGATTGTGTTTGTGCCGTCGGTCTCTGAGGTGTGCATGTGCAGATCGCCGCGGATGTCCGTGAGTGTAATGAGTTGCGGCAGCGCCTGGGTGGCAGCGGCCTCCAGCTCGCCTCCGTTCTCGCGCAGCTCAGGAGGAATGTAGTCGAGATCGAGCGCGCGGTAGATCTCCTCCTCGCTCGCCGCCGCGACGATCGTGTTGTCCTCCAGCCGCGCCAGCGCATACTCGTTCAGTGTCAGCCCGCGCTTGATGGCCCTTTGGCGCAGCGCGACGTTGTGCATCTTCGAGCCCGTGAAGTACTGCAGCGCGGCGCCGTAGTTTGCGCGCGGCAGCAGCCGAACATCTACCTGCAAGTTGTTGCGCAGCGTGAACGAGACCTTGTTCTGTCCCTTGGCCAGCAGCTTGTCGATCAGCGGCAGCGATGCGACGTGCTCGACGGCAGCATTCACCACGTCCGGCTCGCACGCTGGCCCTGTCACCAGCAGGTCGAGATCGCCCACCGTCTCGCGTCCGCGACGCAGCGATCCCGCCGGCGTAATCTCGTCGATCCCCGGAAGCTCGCGAATGAGCGCGGAGATTTTCTCAGCGTGTTCGTGGGCCTGATCGATACGGAAGCGGCTGGAGTTCCTGCGGTAGTCTTCGATGCCCTTCAGCAGCTTCGCGGTGAACTTCTCGCCCATGCGCGGCAGCTTGGCCAGATGCCCCGCCTTCGCCGCGGCCTCAAGCGAGTCGATATCGGTGACCTCAAGCGCCGACCACACCAACGCGACCGTCTTCGGCCCCATACCGGGCAGCCGCAGCAGTTCGAGCATCGTCGGCTTGTACTTCGCCAGGAGCTCTTCGCGCAGCGGCATCGTGCCAGTCGCGACGATGTCCACAATGTTCGCCGCCATGCCCTTGCCGATGCCAGCGATCGCCAGCAACTGCTTCGGCTCGGCCACGAGGGTGGCAAGCTGGGTCGTCTGCTGCTCGACGGCCTCAGCGGCGCGACGGTAGGAGCGGATACGGAAGGGATCCGCGGCGTCGATCTCCAGCAGCGCTGCCGTCTCTTCAAGCAGCCGGGCAATTGTAATGTTATCCATGCGTAGACCAGTGGCTGGTCTCAGTTTGCCAGCCTGTCAGGTCGGGATGCAACGAGGCAGGGATAGGGCGGAATGTTCTATTGAACAATTCAGCGTTATAGATGGACTAACCAGAGAGGGTTTCTACCGTGTTAGCCAGCAGCGACTTCCTTCAGGCGCACAACCTGGTCCGCCTGAGGACCCTTGGCGCCCTGGATGATGTCGAATTCGACCTCATCGCCTTCTTTGAGGCTCTTGTAGCCCTCGCGCTGGATGGAGCTGTAGTGAACAAAGACATCGGCGCCATCGTTTCTGCCGAGGAAGCCGTATCCCTTTGCATTGTTGAACCATTTAACGGTGCCTTTGTACTGTGCCAAGACCCTACTCCCTTACTTTTGCTTTGCATTTCAGGTCTCCGGCCCCGGAGGCACAAAACTCCACCGCTGGGGAGGGCGACCTAACTCTATGTGACGCGCAAGTTAGGGAAGAGGTTTTCTGCAAATTCCTTTCTTTTTGAGAAGGAATATCTCAAGTCGATGCAGGGCATTACGCCGTGCGGCGGGGACAAGGCTTCGTCAGAGTCGCCCGGTCCTGCGAGCCGCGTCATAGAGCATCAATCCAATCAATGTCTTACCGTCGTGAATCTTGTTGGCCGCCACCAGAGCAAGGGCCTTCGACAGCGGCATCCTCACCACCTCGATCTGCTCGTCGTCCTCCGGCTGCGAGGCGCCCACGCTGATCTCGCGCGCCAGATAGATCTGCATCCACTCGCCCAGAAATCCCGGGCTGGCGAAGTACTTTGTCAGCAGCGTCCAGCGTTTCGCGCGGTAGCCCGTCTCCTCGATCATTTCCCGCTTCGCCGCAGCCAGGGGAGGCTCGTTCGGCTCCCTGCGCCCTGCCGGAAGCTCCAGCAGAAACTGCCCGGCGGCATGGCGATACTGCCGCTCGAGGATAATCTCCGGGTCCTTCGGGTTCATCGACTCGTCCACCGCAAGAATCACGACCGACCCGCTGTGCCGGATCACCTCGCGCGTGTTGCGGGCGCCGCCTGGCTCAATCACCTCATCCGAAGTGACAGAAAAGACCTTGCCTTTGAAGACCACCTTTGAGGAAAGAACGCGCGTCTTCGCAGACTTTTTCTTCGCAGCAGGCCGGATAGCCTTGCCGCCGGACCGCTTTGTTTGCATAGCCATAAGGCTACGGTATCATCCCTGCATCGGCACATGGGTCTGCGGCATCCAACGGGATGCACGTCTATTCTTTAAGAGGTCCGCAGATTTCGGCGACGGAATCGCGGCTCATGCCAGCAACGAGGATAAAAGGCCGCGATGAGCGTCGAGTGTTACCCCATTACGATCCTGCCGCACGTCTCGCAGATCTACCGCGACTATCTCGTCATGGGCGAAAGCGCCCCCGACGCGGCTGTGCGGCGCTGGTATGGGTCAGGTAACACAGGCGGCCCCTTCGCCGGGGGCTGGATGCGCTCCGAGCTCCCAGAGATCGCTGCCGGGCGTCTGGCCGATGAGCTCAAGCGGCAGAACGAGGGCTTCGGCGCAGGCCCTGCCGCACTCGCGAACATTGAAAAGCTCCGCAGCGGAGCCCGCGCTGTTGTCACCGGCCAGCAGGTCGTGCTGCTGGGCGGCCCGCTGCTGACGCTCCTCAAGGCGGCCACTGCCGTATCCCGCGCGAAGGCGGCGACGAAGGCAAGTGGTGTCGAGCACGTCCCCATCTTCTGGATGGCGACCGAGGACCACGACCTGGCTGAGGTCGATAGGGTCGCGCTGCTGACCAAGACCTCCGTCGAGACACTGCGTGCCGGCCTTCACGTCCCGCACGCCGTTCCCGTTGGAGGCGTCACACCCGGCACCGAGATCGACGCCGTGCTCGAGCGCGCTACCGAACTGCTCGAATACGCTCCCGTCAGCGAGTGGCTGCGCGAGTGTTACCAGCCGGCAGACGGCAGCAGGCCCACCCTCGCGAGCGGGTTCGGACGCCTCATCTCGCGCGTCTTCGCCGAGCAGGGCCTCGTCGTCATCGACGCCTCGACGCGCGAGTTCCACGCCCAGGGCGCCTCCACACTTCGCTACGCCATCGAGCACGCCGCCGAGCTGCAGTCGACCCTTATCGCCCGCAGCGAAGAGCTTGTGCGCGAGGGCTACCACGCCCAAGTGCTGGTGGCTGAAGGAGCATCGCTGCTCTTCCTGCTCGACGAGCACACCCGAGAGCGCATTGCGCTGCGTCGGACTCCAGATGCCCAGTGGCGCGCAGGCGGAGACCTCTACACGGAGGAAGAGCTTCTCTCCATCCTCGACCGCACTCCCGAGCGGCTCAGTCCCAACGCGCTCCTGCGACCTGTCTTCCAGGACACCATCCTCCCAACTGCGGCCTACATCGGCGGCCCGGCGGAGATCGCCTACTTCGCGCAGAGCGCCGTCCTCTACGAGCGCATCCTCGGCCGCCTTACTCCGGTGCTTCCGCGCCTCAGCGCTACGCTCATCGAGCCCGCCATCGCCGCCGTTATGAGCAAGGACGAGATCCAGCTCCCCGACGCCATGACCACAGCCGACGATCTCGCACAGCGGCTCGGCGCCCGCGCCATGCCCATCGTGCTTAAGAAGAAGCTCGCTGCCGTCGGCAACGCCCTCGAAGACGAGCTCTCCGCGCTTACCGAGTATCTGCGCGGCATGGATCCCAACCTCGCTGCGTCAGCCGGGACCTCAGGCTCGAAGATGCGCTACCAGATGAACCGCCTCCGCCGCATGGCCGCCAACTACGAGTTGCAGAAGGAGGCCAGCCTGCGCAAGCACGCCGAGGCCATCACGCTCAACGCCTTCCCCGATGGCCACCCTCAGGAGCGCCTGCTTGCCGGAGTCTGGTTCCTCGCGCGCTACGGCGAAGGCCTCATCGAGCGCCTGGTCGGAGTCGCCGGAAATCAGTGTCCGGGGCACGTCGCCGTCAAGTTGTAGACTGTCTATACGAGGTCTTATTGAGTTCTGCGACGGCAAACCTGCGAGCCAAATGGATTCTGGTCGCATTTCTCGTGTTCATAGGCATCTTCGCGGGTAGTATTACCTGCCGGCTCTCAAAGGGATGCCATGTCCCGCAACGAGCCGCCTGCCGCGCGATCGGAGCGAATGGCAGTCTTTTTGCTGCGAATCGCGAGGACTCTCCTTCACCGCCGCCTACCCTCGGTTTCATCCTTCTCGCGCTGCTGCTCAATCCTTTCGTCTTCCGCTTCATCAGGGCGCGCCACTCGCATTCGACAATACGCCGCAGTGTTCGAACGAGTCTCTGGCTGCCTCCACTGCTCTTTCGTCCCCCGCCAGTCATCTCCGTCACCTAGCGCGCTCATCGCTTCACGGCGATTCCTGCCACGCTCTCCGCGTGGTGCGGCTTCATCTCTAAATGCGCGAACAGCACTCTGTTCAGGAGATACAAAATGTTGGCAGTAGAGGGGATCCCTCCGTCTTTTCCATCTTCCACAGATCAGGACATGGCTCAAATCGTTCACGCCCGGCGGCGTGAACTAACAAGTCTCATGCTCGCAGAGAAGAGCTACTTTGAGCGGATAGCGACCGCGATCTTACGAAACGCAACCGACGCGGAAGATGTCGTCCAGACCTCGTTCTGTGCCGCGTGGAAGGCCATCGCTGCGTTTCGCGGCGAATCTTTGCTCAAGACCTGGTTCACACGAATCGTCACGAACCATGCCATTCTGGCTCTCAGAAAGATGGGCCGAGGCAAGCTTGTGTCTATCGAGGACGATCCGAAATATCTTCAAAGTTACGAGCAAGCCTCCAGTTCGGCGGTAGACGATCCTGAAAAGATCATCGTTCGCCGGGAAGCGCTCAACCTCATTCACAGGCATATTGAGCATCTGCCGGAAGAGACTCGCATCGTCTTCATACTGCACTTTTCCAACGACTGCTCGATTGAGAGAATCGCTGAATTGAGAGGCAAATCCTACCGCGCGGTCATCTCCCAACTTCACCGCGGCAAGGCGCTCCTGCGAAAGCGTGTTCGAAAGGTGCCTGCGAGCCGGGTGATCGTTCAACACACACGTTGATTGATCCTCCTGAGGACATCGTCTACGGGCTCTCTCGCGGGCCCGTAGACGATGAAACTCCTCTCCCTCATTGGGTTGCTGTTCTTCTTAGCACGCACTTCCGGTCTCCCACCTTATCGCCTTACAATGGCCAAAGAGGTGAGCTTTTATGGGCCTGAGCGACCAGCCATTTGAAGTGATGTGTCCGGACTGTGGAGCCATGTTGAAGATCGACCCGGTGAGCCGGGCCATCATCTCCCACAAATCCGCCCCAAAGAAGAAGATGTTCGAGGACTTCGGCGAAGCAGCGAAGGCCCTGCGCGAGGCCGATGCTCGCCGCGACTCCGTCTTCCAGCAGTCCGTCGAGGCGCAGAAGAACAAGGAAGACATTCTGGCCAAGAAGTTCGCCGAGGCCGTCAAGAAGGCCAAAGAAACGCCGCTCGGAGATCGTCCGCTCCGCGACTTCGACCTCGACTAGCCAACACGGTAAAGTTAAGAAATGCCTCCCATTCTGAATGCGCAGGGCCTCTCGAAGGCCTTCGGCGCGACTGCCCTGTTTCGCGATATCTCTTTCACCGTCTCCGACGGCGACCGGATCGGCCTCATCGGTCCGAACGGAGCCGGGAAGAGCACGCTGTTGAAGGTGCTCGAGGGCGAAGAGGATGCAGACTCGGGTGACGTCGCCGTCCGCAAGCGCGCCCGCATCGGTTATGTTCGCCAGGAGTCGATGTTCGCAGACGGTCTGACGGTCCGCGCGATCCTCGAAGCGGCGCTCAAACAGGGCGGAGTCGCTGAGGCCGAGCGCGAGGGCAAGCTTCGCGAGACTGCCGGTCGCATCGGCTTTCCGGACCTCGCCGCCGAAGCCGCGAAGCTCAGCGGAGGCTGGCGCAAGCGCCTTGCCATCGCCGAAGCGGTCGTCAGCGGGCCTGACGTTCTGCTGCTCGACGAACCGACCAACCATCTCGACCTAGCCGGAATTGCGTGGCTGGAGGAGCTTCTCAATGCGAGTGATTTCGCTTGTGTTCTTGTCAGCCATGATCGTTATTTTCTTGAGAATGTTGCGACGGAGATAGCGGAGCTCAACCGTGTCTATGCGGATGGTCTGCTCCGCGTCAAAGGGACGTATTCGAAGTTCATCGAGAGCCGGCAGGAGTATCTCGAAGCGCAGTCGAGGCTCGAAGAGTCGCTCCGCAACCGCGTCAAAACAGAGATCGAGTGGCTGCGTCGCGGGCCCAAAGCTCGGGCGACGAAGGCGAAGGCGCGCATCGACAATGCCTACGCTCTCATCGATCAACTTAAGGACGTAAGCTCGCGCTCGCAGACCGCGACTGCGGACATCGACTTCGCTGCCTCCGAGCGGCAGACGAAGCGGCTGGTTGATCTCGACAACGTGACCATCGAACTCGGTGGCCGGAAGATCGTCGAGAACCTGAACTTCCTCATTGCCAACGGCACGCGCGTCGGTCTCGTAGGCCCGAACGGCAGCGGTAAGACGACGCTGCTGCGGCTGCTCACCGGTGAGCTTGAGCCAACCTCAGGCTCGGTGAAGCGCGCCGCATCGCTGAAGATCGTCTACTTCAGCCAGATGCGCGAGCTTGAAGAGGGCGTCACGCTG
It encodes the following:
- a CDS encoding SDR family oxidoreductase, with amino-acid sequence MSTKKVALISGANKGIGFETARQLGKQGITVILGARDLAKGEAAAATLKKEGIDTRAIKLDVVNPADVKAVAEKIEKEFGRLDILVNNAGIALESFFGNSTLDTSEEALRKTFDTNFFAVVAVTKAMLPLLRKSEAGRIVNVSSILGSLSLQATEGSPIYEAKIFSYNASKAALNAYTIHLAHALKGTKIKVNSAHPGWVKTDMGTDAAPMEIVDGAKTEVELATLPADGPTGGYFHLGEAISW
- a CDS encoding cobalamin B12-binding domain-containing protein, which gives rise to MSKPPIRVLVAKPGLDGHDRGAKIIARALRDAGMEVIYTGLRQTPEMIVSAAIQEDVDCIGLSILSGAHNVIVPRIAALLREQNAEDILLVVGGTIPEEDMPRLKQSGVAAIFGPGTPLETTVQFIRENVKPRGLLTS
- a CDS encoding glycosyltransferase family 2 protein, whose product is MAVEYLSQNNDSQEKAQTPPEGVMRMPQTLSVAIITLNEEKNIARTLASVGFADEVILVDSGSTDRTVEIARSMNAKVIQEPWKGFAAQKNFAIEQCTGTWVLSLDADEELTSELQTEIRALLRGKPDAEAYMLRRRNLFLNRWIRHGGYYPDPKLRLFRRHAANFAPPARFTERPVHETVSVEGRIETLHADLIHHAYPTIESYLEHMDRYSTLGAEILIAKGQTSRSWLGFYYNVLLIPAATFLWNYVFRLGFLDGREGFLLHLYHSTYTSWKYAKAWQTTRKS
- the cyaY gene encoding iron donor protein CyaY, whose protein sequence is MLDEATFRHESDKALESLKQSLIRAEEQSDEATFETEEKNGVLNVLFEEEGSKFVFTPNTPVRQIWISALSTSFKLEWSETAKAFVLPKTGEDLRALTERLLREQLHDRALTLS
- a CDS encoding single-stranded DNA-binding protein, producing the protein MARGVNKVILLGNVGKDPEIRSTPSGTMVATFSLATADRQKDQQGNWQDKTEWHNLVAFSRTAEIVRDYVKKGTQLFIEGKIQTRSWDDKESGQKKYRTEILVNEMTLLGGGPGRGEGAGSTGGYSRSNTASYDQRTPAAQPDYADQGITDDDIPF
- a CDS encoding DUF420 domain-containing protein, with the translated sequence MPNVPTVLPSTNLRTPPTIIAAIIAVSALASAFICWLVYFHTPTDVAGTQLRSLPLVNAVLNGLSTVALLFGYRFIRARRVLEHRSAMFTAFIFSSIFLVSYLVNFTLHGETHFNRLSAWWPFYWKLLASHIVLSVIALPMILITFFLSLSGRFPAHRRLARYTYPIWLYVSITGVVVYWMQAAIH
- the cyoE gene encoding heme o synthase — its product is MATSATSDHVIAPVKATPGLLSDYATLFKVRVSVMVIITAAAGFYLGSLASGISPFHAGMLQALAGIAVVTCGSSALNQALERRTDAQMRRTANRPMAAGRISLSHGLFLGFAAIFLGSLYLADTTNLLTGTLTLLTAIGYVGIYTPLKRITALNTFVGAFPGALPPLIGWTAVRGIIEWPAVALFAILFVWQFPHFMAIGWMYREDYAAAGIRLTPTQPDVQFAARSTAIQSLFYAVLMVPVSLWPTWLGITGVPYAVAAGVLSLGYLWYTIRFARIMRSPLDATSRRYARDLLKASVIYLPLLMAAMILDAKGRLLF
- the polX gene encoding DNA polymerase/3'-5' exonuclease PolX → MDNITIARLLEETAALLEIDAADPFRIRSYRRAAEAVEQQTTQLATLVAEPKQLLAIAGIGKGMAANIVDIVATGTMPLREELLAKYKPTMLELLRLPGMGPKTVALVWSALEVTDIDSLEAAAKAGHLAKLPRMGEKFTAKLLKGIEDYRRNSSRFRIDQAHEHAEKISALIRELPGIDEITPAGSLRRGRETVGDLDLLVTGPACEPDVVNAAVEHVASLPLIDKLLAKGQNKVSFTLRNNLQVDVRLLPRANYGAALQYFTGSKMHNVALRQRAIKRGLTLNEYALARLEDNTIVAAASEEEIYRALDLDYIPPELRENGGELEAAATQALPQLITLTDIRGDLHMHTSETDGTNTIREMAEAALARGLKYIAITDHSKNLAMTNGMDDRRALAHVKRIREVDAEMKGRIRVLAGVEVDILAEGELDLEDSTLAEMDVVVASVHSRFDQSIEQMTDRILRAIENPHVRILGHPTGRKVLKRDPYALHIDTILKRAAEFGVAVEHNASPARADLNDLHLRLAKQHGCKIVVDTDAHSTDELDQMRYGITQLRRAWLTAADLLNTQPDADSLLAQMRPKP
- a CDS encoding cold shock domain-containing protein, giving the protein MAQYKGTVKWFNNAKGYGFLGRNDGADVFVHYSSIQREGYKSLKEGDEVEFDIIQGAKGPQADQVVRLKEVAAG
- a CDS encoding NUDIX hydrolase → MAMQTKRSGGKAIRPAAKKKSAKTRVLSSKVVFKGKVFSVTSDEVIEPGGARNTREVIRHSGSVVILAVDESMNPKDPEIILERQYRHAAGQFLLELPAGRREPNEPPLAAAKREMIEETGYRAKRWTLLTKYFASPGFLGEWMQIYLAREISVGASQPEDDEQIEVVRMPLSKALALVAANKIHDGKTLIGLMLYDAARRTGRL
- the bshC gene encoding bacillithiol biosynthesis cysteine-adding enzyme BshC — encoded protein: MSVECYPITILPHVSQIYRDYLVMGESAPDAAVRRWYGSGNTGGPFAGGWMRSELPEIAAGRLADELKRQNEGFGAGPAALANIEKLRSGARAVVTGQQVVLLGGPLLTLLKAATAVSRAKAATKASGVEHVPIFWMATEDHDLAEVDRVALLTKTSVETLRAGLHVPHAVPVGGVTPGTEIDAVLERATELLEYAPVSEWLRECYQPADGSRPTLASGFGRLISRVFAEQGLVVIDASTREFHAQGASTLRYAIEHAAELQSTLIARSEELVREGYHAQVLVAEGASLLFLLDEHTRERIALRRTPDAQWRAGGDLYTEEELLSILDRTPERLSPNALLRPVFQDTILPTAAYIGGPAEIAYFAQSAVLYERILGRLTPVLPRLSATLIEPAIAAVMSKDEIQLPDAMTTADDLAQRLGARAMPIVLKKKLAAVGNALEDELSALTEYLRGMDPNLAASAGTSGSKMRYQMNRLRRMAANYELQKEASLRKHAEAITLNAFPDGHPQERLLAGVWFLARYGEGLIERLVGVAGNQCPGHVAVKL